Sequence from the Candidatus Schekmanbacteria bacterium genome:
ATATATAGGACAGCTATAAAAAATACCTTGAAAAATGAAGGTACAACAAGGGCTGCAGCTCTTGCATTTTATGCCTTTTTTTCACTCTTCCCCTTAATCCTAATTTTTTTTTCAGTCCTTGGTTTTTTGATAGATTCACCTGAAATCAAACAAAATGCACAAAACTTTTTTGCAGATCTTTTCCCTACGATAAAACCTTCTATTATAAAAACCATAAACTATTCTGTAGAGCTAAAGCAAAAGCTTGGAATTATCGGTTTGGTAATTCTTATTTGGCCAGCAGTTTATTTCTTCACTGCTCTTGAAGAAGCTGTCAATAAAGCATGGAAAGTTCAATCAGAAAGACATTTTATAAAAAAGAAATTGCTGTCAGTAGTATTGATGTTTATTACCGGTTTCATATTGCTTATCTCCATATCTGCCACATCTATTCTAATGCTTGTCAGTAAGATTCCAATAATAAGTGACATATTAGGGAAAATTGTACCACTTCAAGATTTAACAAATATTGTCTTAACCTTTTTAACTGCATTTTTGCTTTTTCTTTCCTTCTATAAATTTCTTCCCAATACTTTTGTAACTTTCAGGGAAATTCTGACTGGTACTATAATAACAACAATATTATGGGTAATTCTCTTATACTGCTACATCCTCTTCGTAACATCATACTTCACTGATTACCAAATCCTTTTCGGTCCTGTTGCAACGCTCATTGCAACACTGGGGTGGCTTTATATCTCCTGCGCCATAATAATAATTGGGGCTGAATTTTGTTCGGAATATGCAAGAAAATTGTATCAATAAAATAGGGAGATACGCTTAAAGCAATCTTGGCTGCTCTTTCTTTTCATTGATGGGCTCAACAGGATAATCACCCGTAAAACATGCTTTACAAAACTCTGAGCCGTTGTCCTTCACACACTCCTCCATTGCTTCAACAGATAAATATGCAAGACTGTCTGCTTTTACGAAATCTCTAATTTCTTCGACACTATTGAATGAAGCAATCAATTCCTCTCTTGTAGGAGTATCAATTCCATAAAAACAAGGGTATTCTGTTGGAGGTGAGCTTATTCTCATATGCACTTCTTTTGCCCCCGCATCTCGAATCATTTTGACTATTTTCTTGCTTGTTGTCCCTCTAACTATACTGTCATCAATCACAACAACTCTTTTGCCCTTTAGCACACTACTAACTGGATTCAGCTTAATTTTGACACCAAAGTTTCTAATCGACTGTTTGGGTTCTATGAAAGTTCTACCTACATAATGGTTTCGAATAAGCCCAGTATCAAAGGGGATTCCTGATTCTTCTGCATATCCTATTGCTGCCACAACTCCTGAATCAGGGACAGGAATGACTACATCTGCATCTACCTTGTTAACACGAGCAAGCTGTCGTCCAAATTCTTTTCTCACATCATATACACTTCTTCCAAAGATATAGCTGTCAGGACGGGCAAAATAGATAAACTCGAAGATACAAAGAGAGCTCTTAACTTTTTCAAAGGGTTTCACACTGAAGATGCCATCATCATTTATTATAATCATTTCTCCGGCCTCAACATCTCTCACATCTTCCGCACCAATCAAATCTAAAGCACATGTTTCAGAGGCAATTACCGGCGCTCCATCCACCCTTCCTATGACAAGAGGCCTGAAACCGCGCGGATCTCTTACACCTATCAGTTGATTTTCAGTCAATATGACAAGGGAATAAGCGCCTTTTACCTTTTTTAGAGAATCTATAATTCGGTCTATAAGATTCTTTTCGTTCGATTGCGCAATCAGATGAATTATAACCTCAGTATCTGTTGAAGAAAGAAAAATAGCCCCCTTCTCCTGTAATTCTTCTCTTAAAGATTTCGAATTTACAATATTACCATTATGTCCGATAGCAATGCTTCCAAATGAATAATTTGCGTAAAAGGGTTGAACATTCTTGAGTTTGCTTTGTCCTGTAGTAGAATAACGATTATGCCCTATTGCTTTATTTCCCTTCAATCTTCGAAGCTTCTCAGCTGTGAATATTTCAGCCACAAGACCGCGAGCTTTGGAATGATGAAGTCCAAATTCATCAAAAGTGCATATGCCCGCTCCTTCCTGTCCTCTATGTTGAAGGGCATAAAGCCCCAGATAAGTCAATGTAGCTGCTTCCGGATGGTTAAATATCCCAAAAACTCCACAATTTTCTTGAAAGCAATCTTTTCTATATCTACCTTGCCACAAGTTTCTTAAACCCGCCTTTCCATTTCTTTTCGATTTCAAATACTCTTTTTTCAATCAATGACGATGTATTATCATTAGTTATCTTTATCCTTAAAAAATCAGGAATCACTTTCCCAATTATACTCGCCTTAATATTAGATTTTTTTAGAAATTCATTCAATTTGTCGAGATTTTCCTTTTTGCAGGTTGCAATGATTCTTGAAGGAGATTCCCCAAAAAGAATAGAAGCCAGAGGAAGATTATCTTTTATCTCGATTTCTGCACCTAATCCTTCTTTCGATGAAAAACTCATCTCGGCAATAGCAATAGCCAATCCTCCGTCTGATATATCGTGTGCTGAATTTACAATTCTCAATGAAATTAATTCTCTTATAGATTTTTGCAGCCTCATTTCTTCATCAAGGTTGCATATAGGAATTTTCCCTTCCACTTTCCCTAAGATAACCTTCTGAAAAAGACTTCCTCCCATCTCTTTCCCACTTTCACCCAAGAGCACTATAATATCACCCTCATTCTTGAAGGCTTGATTACATCTCACAGCGACATCTTCAAGAATTCCAACCATCCCTATTACAGGTGTAGGGTATACGCCTTTGCCGATTGTTTCATTATAGAAACTCACATTTCCACTAACTACAGGTGTTTCAAGTTTTTTACAGGCTTCTGCCATTCCTTTGACAGTTTCTGAAAACTGCCACATTACATCAGGTCTTTCAGGGTTCCCAAAATTCAGACAATTAGTTATTGCAAGAGGAAGAGCGCCAGAGCAGGAAATATTCCTTGCGCTTTCGGCTACAGCTTTTTTCCCTCCTTCATAGGGGTTTAGGAAACAATATCTTCCATTTCCGTCAAGAGAAAGCGCCAACCCCTTCTTACTCCCTTCCAACCTGATAACAGCGGCATCTGAACCAGGCAACTCCACTGTGTTGATCCCAACCATATGGTCATATTGGTCATAAATCCACTCTCTGCTCACAATATCAGGGGAAAGTAATATTTTTTCAAATATCTCATTAACGTCCTCGCTTTCTATAGTGTAATCTGTTTCTTTGCATCTTAGTTCATCAATCCAGTCAGGTTTTTTAATAGGTCGTTCTGGTATGGGAATATCATCGGTAAGCGATTTTACCGGAATATCCGCTACAACTGAATCATTGTTTTTAACTACAAACCTTCTGCTATCAGTCACCCTTCCGATTACAGCCGCTTCTAAATCCCATTTTTTCAAAATTTCGAGAACTTCTTTTTCACGTCCTTTCTCTGTAACCAAAAGCATTCTTTCCTGTGATTCAGAAAGCATAATTTCATAAGGAGTCATCTTCTCTTCACGAAGAGGCACTTTGTTCAATTCTATTTCAATGCCTGTACCTGCCCTTGACGCCATTTCTGCCGTCGAACAAGTCAATCCAGCTGCTCCCATATCCTGTATACCAAGAATGCATTTTTTCTCCATAAGCTCAAGACATGCCTCGAGCAGAAGCTTTTCTGTAAATGGATCCCCTACTTGAACAGTAGGCCTTCTTTCTTCTGAACCTTCATCAAACTCCTCAGATGCCATAGTAGCACCATGAATCCCGTCTCTGCCTGTTCGTGAACCAATGTAAATTACCGGATTATCTACTCCTTTTGCCACACCGTAAAATATGTTGTCCTTTTTTGCCACACCAAGAGTGAATGCATTTACCAAAGGATTTGAATCATAACATTCATCAAAATATACTTCTCCTCCAACAGTTGGTATCCCCATACAGTTTCCATATCCGGCAATTCCTGCAACTACTTCTTCAATGATATATCGAGTGCGAGGATTGTTTACATTGCCAAAACGAAGTGAATTTAGATTTGCAACAGGTCTTGCCCCCATTGTGAATATATCACGCAAAATACCACCAACTCCTGTTGCGGCACCCTGATAGGGTTCGATGAATGATGGATGATTGTGACTCTCGATCTTAAAAACAGCTGCCAAACCATCTCCAATATCAATTATTCCAGCATTTTCACCGGGTCCCTGAATTACCCACTTTGCAGATGTCGGAAAATTTTTAAGGTGCGGTTTTGAACTCTTGTAACTGCAATGTTCACTCCACATTACAGAAAAAATACCAAGTTCTGTGTAATTCGGTTTTCGTCCGAGAATTGAGCAAATATGCTCAAAATCTTCTTTTGTTAAGCCATGACTTTCTATTATTTCATCTGTTATTTCAGGTTCTTTCATTTCACATTACCCTATTTATTAAAGAATGGAATATTCTCACACCATCTGTATATCCGAGTATAGCTTCGGATACTCTCTCAGGATGGGGCATCATTCCAAGCACTCTCCCATTTTCACTGCATATACCTGCTATATTTTCTTTTGAACCATTTGGATTAAATTCTTCTGATATCTCACCAGTTGGCGAACAATATCTAAATACTACTCTGCCGCTGTCATTTAATTTTTTTATGGTAATATCATCTGCATAATAGTTACCATCTGAATGTGCAATAGGGATAGTAAGCACTTCATTTTTTCTATATGCCGTTGTATATGGTGTCTCATTGTTTTCAACACGGAGATTGACATGCCTGCAAATAAATTTGAGAGATTTATTCTTAATCATTGCGCCGGGAAGAAGTCCTGATTCAAGAAGAATTTGAAATCCGTTGCAAATACCGATTACATACCCTCCTTTTGAGGCAAATTCGATCAGCTCCTCCATTACAGGAGAAAATCGAGCTATTGACCCGGTGCGCAGATAGTCGCCATAGGAAAAGCCGCCGGGAAGTATGATACAGTCAAAGCCCGATATGTCCCTATCTTTATGCCATATGAAAGAAACTTCCTCCTGCAAAACATTCTTAACGACTCTATAACAATCTCTATCGCAATTTGAACCTGGGAAAACTACAATGCCGAATTTCATATTAAGACCTCACAAAATATTTGACCCTGTCAACTTTTGAAGAGCATCAAGATACTTATTGCTCGTCTTAATGATTATATCTTCAGGCAAGGGAGGAGGAGGCGGGACCTTATTCCATCCAGTACTCTTTAAATAATCGCGCACAAATTGTTTGTCGAAGCTTTTTTGAGGGCGCCCCGGTGTATATTCATCTTTTGGCCAAAACCTTGAAGAATCAGGAGTCAGCACCTCATCAACAAGAATCATCTTTCCGTCTCTTTTGCCAAATTCAAATTTTGTATCCGCAATTATTATTCCGCGCTCATCAGCGATTTTCACAGCTCTTTCATAAATTGCAATACTGTATTTCCGTATCTCTTCAGCAGTTTTTTCTCCAACAATATTTCTCATTTCATCAAAACTTATGTTTTCATCATGTCCACTTTCTGCTTTTGTCGATGGCGTAAAAATTGGAGTTCTCAATTTTGATGACTCCATAAGCCCCTCTCCAACATCTATTCCCGCAACGGTTTTTCCTGTTTTTTTATATTCCTCAAATGCAGAACCGGAAAGGTATCCTCTAACGACACATTCTACAGGCAATACTTCTGTTTTTTTTACAAGCATGCTTCTTCCGTTCAGAACTTTTTTATATTTCTGGCATTGAGGAGGATAATCTTCCACATTGAAACTAACAATGTGATTTTCAATTATGTCCTTTATCTGTTCAAACCAGAATTTTGAAATTTGAGTGAGAACCTTTCCTTTGAAAGGAATCCCTTCCGAGAGAATTACATCAAATGCAGAGATTCTATCTGTTGCAACTATTAGGAGCTTGTCTTCAAGATCATATATATCACGTACTTTACCTCTTCTTAAGAGTTTGAGTTCGGGAAAATTCGTCTCACAGATTACCTCTTCCTTAAAACTCTTATTTAAATCATTCATTTCTCATTTACCTCGATCTCATAATTTTCTATTACAGGATTCGCCAAGAGTTTTTTGCACATTTCATTCACTTCTTGCTTTGCTTTTTCCGAATTATCCTCATTCACTTTAACTTCGATATATTTTCCCACACGCACATCTTCAACATTTTCAAATCCCAAAGATAAAAGCGAATTTCTTACTGCTTTTCCCTGAGGGTCAAGAACTCCGTCCTTCAATTTTATGAATACCTTTACCTTTGCCATATTCTTTTTTTCCTTTTTTAATAGTGCACTCTATCTAAATACCCTTCTAAATACTTTATCAATATTCTTTGTATGATACTTATAATCAAAAACTCTTTCGATTTCAGACTTTGACAGATATTTTGCCAATTCCTTATCTTCAAAGAGGCAATCTTTAAAACTGCCAGATTCCTTTATTGCTTTCATTGCGTTTCTTTGCACTATTTCATATGCTTTTTCTCTAATGACACCTTTGTCGATAAGCTTCAGCAGTACTGCCTGAGAAAAGATTATGCCTCCATTCATCTCGAGATTTTTTTTCATTCTTTCAGGCTTTACATTGAGATTCGTCAAAAGATTTGCCATTTTATCAAGCATATAATCTATCAATATAGTGCTGTCAGGCATAATTACTCTCTCAACCGAGGAATGGCTTATATCCCTTTCATGCCAAAGTGCAATATTTTCCATTGCAGCCATAGCATTTGCTCTAAGAATTCTTGCAAGCCCTGAAATCCTTTCACAGGTAATAGGATTTCGTTTATGCGGCATTGCCGATGACCCTTTTTGTCCTTTTGAAAAAAATTCTTCTGCCTCGCCCACTTCTGTCCTCTGAAGATGCCTGATTTCAACTGCAAACTTTTCAAGAGAAGCGGCCGTTATTGCCAATGCATTCAAAAACTCAGCATGTCTGTCCCTTTGGAGTATCTGCGTGGAGGCAGGAGCATTTTTCAAACCAAGTTTCTTACAAACATACTTCTCAACATCCGGGCTGATATTTGCAAATGTGCCAACTGCACCTGATATTTTTCCATAAGAAATGGTTTCTTTTGCCTGCTTTACCCTCTTGAGATTCCTCTTCATCTCATCATACCAAACTGCCATCTTAAAACCGAATGTAATGGGTTCAGCATGCATTCCATGAGACCTTCCTGCCATTACAGTGCGTTTATAACGGAGGGCAAGCTTCTTTATTGCTTTCATCACCTCTTTAATGTCTTTGATAATTATTTCAGCAGCTTCCTTAAGCTGAAGAGAAAGCCCGGTATCTAAAATATCCGAGGAAGTCAATCCCATATGAATAAATCTTGAATCCTCACCTACATTCTCTGCTACATTCGTGAGGAATGCTATTACATCATGCTTAGTCACCTTCTCTATCTCTTCAATTCTTTTGACATCAAATTTTGCCTTTTTCTTGATTGTTTGAAGGGATTTCTCCGGAACTATTCCTTTTTTGCATAGTGCTTCACAGACAAGAATTTCAATATCGAGAAATTTTTGAAACTTGTTCTTCTCTTCCCAAATCTTAGCCATCTCAGGTCTTGTATATCTTGGGATCACAGCCTTTCTCCTTAATAACTATTCAATTAATCCTTAAATCCTTTTCTTTAACGAAACCTCTTACAGGTCCAAGTACAACAGCTGAAACTTTTTCAGGCTTATATATCAGCTTCATCAATTCCTGCAACTGTTTAGACGAAACAGATTCAATTTCAGCTAAAATTTGATCAAGTGTAAAAAATTTTCCAAAAAAGATTTGCTGTTTAGCAGTTTTTATCATTCTGCTGTTCATACTTTCAAGCGAAAGCATATAACTTCCTTTCAAGCTCTCTTTGGCAATAGCAAGTTCTTCTTCGGTAACGCTTTTTTCTGTCAATTTTCCACACTCTTCGATAATAAGCCGATATATCTCTGACACATTTTCAGGACTTGA
This genomic interval carries:
- a CDS encoding YihY/virulence factor BrkB family protein, with the protein product MYRTAIKNTLKNEGTTRAAALAFYAFFSLFPLILIFFSVLGFLIDSPEIKQNAQNFFADLFPTIKPSIIKTINYSVELKQKLGIIGLVILIWPAVYFFTALEEAVNKAWKVQSERHFIKKKLLSVVLMFITGFILLISISATSILMLVSKIPIISDILGKIVPLQDLTNIVLTFLTAFLLFLSFYKFLPNTFVTFREILTGTIITTILWVILLYCYILFVTSYFTDYQILFGPVATLIATLGWLYISCAIIIIGAEFCSEYARKLYQ
- a CDS encoding amidophosphoribosyltransferase, with amino-acid sequence MWQGRYRKDCFQENCGVFGIFNHPEAATLTYLGLYALQHRGQEGAGICTFDEFGLHHSKARGLVAEIFTAEKLRRLKGNKAIGHNRYSTTGQSKLKNVQPFYANYSFGSIAIGHNGNIVNSKSLREELQEKGAIFLSSTDTEVIIHLIAQSNEKNLIDRIIDSLKKVKGAYSLVILTENQLIGVRDPRGFRPLVIGRVDGAPVIASETCALDLIGAEDVRDVEAGEMIIINDDGIFSVKPFEKVKSSLCIFEFIYFARPDSYIFGRSVYDVRKEFGRQLARVNKVDADVVIPVPDSGVVAAIGYAEESGIPFDTGLIRNHYVGRTFIEPKQSIRNFGVKIKLNPVSSVLKGKRVVVIDDSIVRGTTSKKIVKMIRDAGAKEVHMRISSPPTEYPCFYGIDTPTREELIASFNSVEEIRDFVKADSLAYLSVEAMEECVKDNGSEFCKACFTGDYPVEPINEKKEQPRLL
- the purL gene encoding phosphoribosylformylglycinamidine synthase subunit PurL; this encodes MTDEIIESHGLTKEDFEHICSILGRKPNYTELGIFSVMWSEHCSYKSSKPHLKNFPTSAKWVIQGPGENAGIIDIGDGLAAVFKIESHNHPSFIEPYQGAATGVGGILRDIFTMGARPVANLNSLRFGNVNNPRTRYIIEEVVAGIAGYGNCMGIPTVGGEVYFDECYDSNPLVNAFTLGVAKKDNIFYGVAKGVDNPVIYIGSRTGRDGIHGATMASEEFDEGSEERRPTVQVGDPFTEKLLLEACLELMEKKCILGIQDMGAAGLTCSTAEMASRAGTGIEIELNKVPLREEKMTPYEIMLSESQERMLLVTEKGREKEVLEILKKWDLEAAVIGRVTDSRRFVVKNNDSVVADIPVKSLTDDIPIPERPIKKPDWIDELRCKETDYTIESEDVNEIFEKILLSPDIVSREWIYDQYDHMVGINTVELPGSDAAVIRLEGSKKGLALSLDGNGRYCFLNPYEGGKKAVAESARNISCSGALPLAITNCLNFGNPERPDVMWQFSETVKGMAEACKKLETPVVSGNVSFYNETIGKGVYPTPVIGMVGILEDVAVRCNQAFKNEGDIIVLLGESGKEMGGSLFQKVILGKVEGKIPICNLDEEMRLQKSIRELISLRIVNSAHDISDGGLAIAIAEMSFSSKEGLGAEIEIKDNLPLASILFGESPSRIIATCKKENLDKLNEFLKKSNIKASIIGKVIPDFLRIKITNDNTSSLIEKRVFEIEKKWKGGFKKLVAR
- the purQ gene encoding phosphoribosylformylglycinamidine synthase subunit PurQ — encoded protein: MKFGIVVFPGSNCDRDCYRVVKNVLQEEVSFIWHKDRDISGFDCIILPGGFSYGDYLRTGSIARFSPVMEELIEFASKGGYVIGICNGFQILLESGLLPGAMIKNKSLKFICRHVNLRVENNETPYTTAYRKNEVLTIPIAHSDGNYYADDITIKKLNDSGRVVFRYCSPTGEISEEFNPNGSKENIAGICSENGRVLGMMPHPERVSEAILGYTDGVRIFHSLINRVM
- a CDS encoding phosphoribosylaminoimidazolesuccinocarboxamide synthase translates to MNDLNKSFKEEVICETNFPELKLLRRGKVRDIYDLEDKLLIVATDRISAFDVILSEGIPFKGKVLTQISKFWFEQIKDIIENHIVSFNVEDYPPQCQKYKKVLNGRSMLVKKTEVLPVECVVRGYLSGSAFEEYKKTGKTVAGIDVGEGLMESSKLRTPIFTPSTKAESGHDENISFDEMRNIVGEKTAEEIRKYSIAIYERAVKIADERGIIIADTKFEFGKRDGKMILVDEVLTPDSSRFWPKDEYTPGRPQKSFDKQFVRDYLKSTGWNKVPPPPPLPEDIIIKTSNKYLDALQKLTGSNIL
- the purS gene encoding phosphoribosylformylglycinamidine synthase subunit PurS codes for the protein MAKVKVFIKLKDGVLDPQGKAVRNSLLSLGFENVEDVRVGKYIEVKVNEDNSEKAKQEVNEMCKKLLANPVIENYEIEVNEK
- a CDS encoding adenylosuccinate lyase gives rise to the protein MIPRYTRPEMAKIWEEKNKFQKFLDIEILVCEALCKKGIVPEKSLQTIKKKAKFDVKRIEEIEKVTKHDVIAFLTNVAENVGEDSRFIHMGLTSSDILDTGLSLQLKEAAEIIIKDIKEVMKAIKKLALRYKRTVMAGRSHGMHAEPITFGFKMAVWYDEMKRNLKRVKQAKETISYGKISGAVGTFANISPDVEKYVCKKLGLKNAPASTQILQRDRHAEFLNALAITAASLEKFAVEIRHLQRTEVGEAEEFFSKGQKGSSAMPHKRNPITCERISGLARILRANAMAAMENIALWHERDISHSSVERVIMPDSTILIDYMLDKMANLLTNLNVKPERMKKNLEMNGGIIFSQAVLLKLIDKGVIREKAYEIVQRNAMKAIKESGSFKDCLFEDKELAKYLSKSEIERVFDYKYHTKNIDKVFRRVFR